The proteins below are encoded in one region of Tachypleus tridentatus isolate NWPU-2018 chromosome 4, ASM421037v1, whole genome shotgun sequence:
- the LOC143249351 gene encoding serine/threonine-protein kinase PAK 1-like isoform X1 has product MVMHSHIGTLQILMIFYCFSCSGTVYSAVETETGLEVVIKQINLTEEIRKGLLITELSVLQEKKHQNIVNYLDSFIVGDELWIIMEYLEVGCLTNVINETCFCESEISAVCK; this is encoded by the exons ATGGTAATGCATTCACATATTGGCACATTACAGATTCTTATGATATTTTATTGCTTCAGTTGTTCAGGAACTGTGTATTCAGCAGTAGAAACAGAAACAGGGTTGGAGGTGGTTATAAAGCAGATTAACTTAACGGAAGAAATTAGAAAAGGACTTCTCATCACCGAACTTTCAGTGCTCCAGGAGAAAAAACATCAGAATATTGTGAACTACTTGGACAGCTTCATTGTCGGTGATGAACTCTGG ataataatggaatatttagaaGTTGGCTGCCTGactaatgttatcaacgaaacctgTTTCTGTGAAAGTGAAATATCAGCAGTTTGTAA GTGA
- the LOC143249351 gene encoding serine/threonine-protein kinase PAK 1-like isoform X2 translates to MVMHSHIGTLQILMIFYCFSCSGTVYSAVETETGLEVVIKQINLTEEIRKGLLITELSVLQEKKHQNIVNYLDSFIVGDELWIIMEYLEVGCLTNVINETCFCESEISAVCK, encoded by the exons ATGGTAATGCATTCACATATTGGCACATTACAGATTCTTATGATATTTTATTGCTTCAGTTGTTCAGGAACTGTGTATTCAGCAGTAGAAACAGAAACAGGGTTGGAGGTGGTTATAAAGCAGATTAACTTAACGGAAGAAATTAGAAAAGGACTTCTCATCACCGAACTTTCAGTGCTCCAGGAGAAAAAACATCAGAATATTGTGAACTACTTGGACAGCTTCATTGTCGGTGATGAACTCTGG ataataatggaatatttagaaGTTGGCTGCCTGactaatgttatcaacgaaacctgTTTCTGTGAAAGTGAAATATCAGCAGTTTGTAAGTAA
- the LOC143249351 gene encoding serine/threonine-protein kinase Pak-like isoform X3 gives MLNGSPLYYDKDPDVVKDLIARNGKPNIKCKDSLSSVFKDFLDRCLEVDEDKRYSASELLKQSHIGLSAESTEGNQAPHFSVLNP, from the exons ATGTTAAATGGTAGCCCTCTTTATTATGACAAAGATCCTGATGTG GTAAAAGATTTAATAGCAAGAAATGGGAAGCCAAACATCAAATGTAAAGATAGCCTGTCTTCAGTGTTTAAAGATTTCTTAGACAGGTGCTTAGAAGTTGATGAAGATAAAAGATACAGTGCTTCTGAACTCTTAAAG caaagccacattgggctatctgctgagtccaccgaggggaatcaagcccctcattttagcgttttaaatccgtag
- the LOC143249351 gene encoding serine/threonine-protein kinase Pak-like isoform X4, whose amino-acid sequence MLNGSPLYYDKDPDVVKDLIARNGKPNIKCKDSLSSVFKDFLDRCLEVDEDKRYSASELLKHPFMDLAEEWKLYNPSQ is encoded by the exons ATGTTAAATGGTAGCCCTCTTTATTATGACAAAGATCCTGATGTG GTAAAAGATTTAATAGCAAGAAATGGGAAGCCAAACATCAAATGTAAAGATAGCCTGTCTTCAGTGTTTAAAGATTTCTTAGACAGGTGCTTAGAAGTTGATGAAGATAAAAGATACAGTGCTTCTGAACTCTTAAAG CATCCATTCATGGATCTAGCAGAAGAGTGGAAACTTTACAACCCCTCACAGTGA